In a single window of the Oenanthe melanoleuca isolate GR-GAL-2019-014 chromosome 28, OMel1.0, whole genome shotgun sequence genome:
- the LOC130264364 gene encoding thaicobrin-like, translating to MSGRADVTLDPDTANPFLILASDQRGVARGEEWTLLPNNPERFDTEPCVLGSQSFTVGRHCWEVEVAEAGDWWAVGVAQESVRRKGVLSFTPQEGIWAVGQWFGQYHAFSDPDWIPLHLTCLPRAILICLDFTDKQVTFADAESEAPIFAFCLASCAGEGLRPWLWVGMDSWLKLCP from the exons ATGAGTGGAAGAG ctgacGTGACTCTGGACCCAGACACCGCCAACCCCTTCCTCATTCTGGCCAGTGACCAGCGAGGGGTGGCCCGGGGGGAAGAGTGGACCTTGCTGCCCAACAACCCCGAGCGGTTTGACACGGAGCCgtgtgtgctgggcagccagAGCTTCACTGTGGGAAGACACTGCTGGGAGGTGGAGGTGGCCGAGGCAGGGGACTGGTGGGCTGTGGGAGTGGCCCAGGAGTCTGTCAGGAGGAAGGGGGTCCTTAGTTTTACGCCCCAGGAGGGGatctgggctgtggggcagtggTTTGGGCAGTACCATGCTTTCAGTGATCCTGACTGGATCCCCCTGCACCTTACCTGCCTCCCCAGGGCCATCCTGATCTGCCTGGACTTCACAGACAAGCAGGTGACTTTTGCTGATGCTGAGAGTGAAGCCCCAATCTTTGCTTTCTGCCTGGCCTcgtgtgctggggaggggctgcgCCCATGGCTCTGGGTGGGGATGGACTCGTGGCTCAAGCTGTGCCCCTGA